Genomic window (Leisingera methylohalidivorans DSM 14336):
AACCACAACCTGCATCACTCCAACATCGGCAACTTGGAACACCGCGAGACGGGGGAGATCCACACCATGACCGTGCGGGAGTGGGCCAAGGCCGGGGTCTGGGACCGGCTCGGCTACCGTCTGTACCGCAATCCGTTTGTGCTGGTGCCGCTGGGTGCGGCGTTCACTTACTTCATCCGCTATCGCTGGCCCAAGAATACCCGGCGCTTTGGTGCGGTGGGGGTGATCCTGCACAATCTTGTGATCGTGGCCTTGCTGGGCCTTCTTTACCGGGTGGCTGGGATGACCGGGATCTGGGTCTGGCTGGTGTTTTCTTTCCTTGGCGGCATGATCGGAGTGTTCCTGGTTTATCTGCAGCATAATTTTGAGGACACCTATTGGGACCGCCGTCCGGACCTAAACCCGCAGGTTGCAGCGCTGCAGGGGTCTTCCTGCCTGGATTTCGGCTGGGCCTTCGACATGGCGGTGGCCAATATCACCCTGCATGATATCCACCATTATAATGCCCGCATCCCGTCGTACCGGCTGCGCCAGTGCCACTACAGCCTGCCGCCGGAATTGGGGCTGCGCCGGATTAAATTTGGCGAAGCGGTCCGGGCGCTGACGCTGAAGTTGTGGGACGAGGACAAAAAATGCCTGGTGCCCTTTCCAAGCTGAGGTCTTCCTCTGTTGGAACGGGCGGCGGGCAGCACCGGCGCTCGAGGGCATCTGATCAGGGTGAAACGGGAAACCGCAGCTGCACAGCATCCCCAGTGCCGGAACCAGACCTGCGGTGATGCTGCTGCAGGCTGAAAAGGATCAGAGGGCTGAGGCCGCCAGCCCGGCCGTATTTGGAAAGAAGGAGACCCGGCCCGTGACTGGAAAGACGCCAGGCAAGAAAGTGGTAAACCCACCGGCAGATAAAGCAACTGATGCATTGCAGGACGAGCTGAACGCCAAACTGGAAGCTGCCGAGGCCGCGCGCCGGGCAGCCGAGGAAAAGGCCGCTAAGGCGCAGGCCAAGGCGCGGAAGGCCAAGCGAAAAGCGGCGCAGCTGGCGGTGGATTTTGCAGCAGCAAGAATGAAAGCCAAGCAAAAGGCGAAGAAGGTCAAAGCGAAGGCAAAAAAAGCTATTGAAAAGGAAAAGGCAAAAGCTCAGTCAATTCTTGAAGCCAAGGGGGGCGGGAAGAAGAAGCTGAAGAAATAGCCTTAACGCTCTGAGCAATAAAAACGGCGCCCCTTGGGCGCCGTTTTCTGTATCGTTTTTGC
Coding sequences:
- a CDS encoding fatty acid desaturase, producing MDLRAHTRQFARQDNRLALLSYFGTFAVYFAALAVAVAYADQWFLMLPAGVIFAFAAVRLYVLQHDTGHHSLFETRLQNEIAGHVLSPFTFAPFEVMKQNHNLHHSNIGNLEHRETGEIHTMTVREWAKAGVWDRLGYRLYRNPFVLVPLGAAFTYFIRYRWPKNTRRFGAVGVILHNLVIVALLGLLYRVAGMTGIWVWLVFSFLGGMIGVFLVYLQHNFEDTYWDRRPDLNPQVAALQGSSCLDFGWAFDMAVANITLHDIHHYNARIPSYRLRQCHYSLPPELGLRRIKFGEAVRALTLKLWDEDKKCLVPFPS